The region CTTGCTCCCTGGAGGTAATTTACTGGCTATTTGACTTCCGAAATCCGGTTGTTTGAGATTTCCTGAAGCTCGCTCATGAATTGCTTGATATCCTTAAATTGCCGGTATACTGAGGCAAACCGGACATAAGCAATCTCATCCAGGTTGTATAACCAATCCATGACCATTTCTCCAAGGTCATTACTTTTGATCTCCTTGCCGCTCAAGTCCTGAACCTTCTCCTCGATCCGGTTCACGAATCCTTCCAGAACATAAAGACTTATCGGCCTTTTTTCACAAGCTTTAATTAATCCGTTCAGCAACTTGTTCCGGTCAAAAGGCTCCCGGCGGTTATCCTTTTTTATCACCATACAGGGAATCTCTTCCAGCCGCTCGTAGGTGGTAAATCTTCGATTACAGCCAAGGCATTCCCTCCTCCTGCGTATCGACAACCCCCCTTCACTGTCCCGGGAATCCAGAACTTTACTTTCCGCGGATTTACAATATGGGCATTTCATACGGCAACACCCCCATCG is a window of bacterium DNA encoding:
- the nrdR gene encoding transcriptional regulator NrdR yields the protein MKCPYCKSAESKVLDSRDSEGGLSIRRRRECLGCNRRFTTYERLEEIPCMVIKKDNRREPFDRNKLLNGLIKACEKRPISLYVLEGFVNRIEEKVQDLSGKEIKSNDLGEMVMDWLYNLDEIAYVRFASVYRQFKDIKQFMSELQEISNNRISEVK